In the genome of Chryseobacterium sp. 52, the window TTAAAACAAGATAAATAAATGATGCTTTACCTATCCATCCCGCTTTTAAAATAAAATATAAAAAGAATAGAGTAAAAGCTGTTGAAATAAAAGTAATAAACGAATAGATCTTATCATTAAAATAAGCAGCAAGAATGACCAGAGAGATTATACTTATGATGACCAATATCTTTTCCGGCAATGGTTTCCAGTCGAGCCTGAAAAATTTATCCAAACAGAAATAAGTAAATACACATGAAAAAGGTATACAAAAGAAGAACATGATCTCTTCTATAGGAAGTTTTAAAAATCCAACACCTAACAGATAACGATCATTAAACCACCAAACTCCTATTCTGGTAAACCATGCATCCCAAATAATGAAAACAACGGCTACCATAAATGAAGCAGACAAAAAGGCCCTAAAATGTCTGTTGAATTTTATTTTAGCATGAAATGAAAAAATAAAACAGATTATTACGGTAAAAAAATTGATTAAAAGATAAGTGTAGTGCAGCATTTTCAGGGTCTGTTTTTATTAAAATACATTTTAAAATATTTTATAGGAACCCATAAAAATCCAAAACACTCACCACTTTCTTTTCCGGTATGCTTATGATGCTGTTTATGAGCCCGTCTGATTGCCAATAAATAAGGATTTTGGGTATTTCGCAGAAATTTTATTCTCTGATGAATAAAAATATCATGAACAAAAAAATAAGCCATTCCATAGATCGCAATTCCTAAGGCGATATAAAAACCGATGTTGAAATCATTAACGGTTCCGTAATACATCAAAGCAATGGTAGGCAACGCAAAAATCAGAAAAAAATAATCATTTTTTTCTACATGCCCTTCCGTACTATGGTCGTGATGATCCCTGTGAAGGACCCATAAAAAACCGTGCATGATATATTTATGGATCAGCCATGTCATGCCTTCCATGATAAAGAAAGTAATTATTACAACAAGAAAATTCATGATTCTTATTTTTTATTAAACATTTCTTCTAAAACTTTATACCGGTATTCAAAAATACCTTCCACCTTTTTCTTCACAAAAAAACGATGTGCAGTTTCTCCTAAAAACCCAAGAGGCATTTCATAATCAACCGTATCTCTTATTAAAACGCCATGGTCATTAACAATGAACTCATGAAAATGATTCCAAAGCTGATAAGGTCCCTTTTTTTGAAAGTCTGTAAAGCTTTTCTGAAATGAAACCTGTGTTATTTCTGTCGTCCAATCCAATTTTATTCCTAAAAGAGGAGAAACGTGATAATCGATGATCATTCCTTCATAAATTTCATCGTCCCCGGTTTTGGTAAGAACAACAAATTTCATGTCTTCCGGAGTAATTTTAGCAAGGTTATTCGCGGAAGAAAAAAATTTCCATGCTGTCTGCAGATCACAATTCAATTGCTGTTCTCTGAAAAGTCTGTGTACCATTCTATTTATTTTTTAGAGAAATGAGGTTTTATACTGTACATAGCTGCTCATCATTAAAGAGATCTTTCTGCTGTTTGATATTCTTATCCTCTGATTGATAATTTGATGTGCTGATGTTTTTTTTATTTTTCTGAAAAGCGAAATATAATAGCGATACGCCAGATATACTCCAAATCTTGATGAGCCCGGAAGTTTTTTAATGCCCACTAAAGCTTCTTTAAAGTCTGCTTCAATATCTTTTTCAATATCTGATTTTATCTTATTATCAAAAAAAGAAATATCCACATCCGGAAAATAACTCCGTCCTAAAATCTGATAATCATCTTTCATATCCCTTAAAAAATTGACCTTTTGAAAGGCTGATCCCAGTTTCATGGCAAAAGGTTTAAGTCTTTCAAATTCAGAAGGATTACCTTCAACGAAGATTTGAAGACACATCAGGCCTACAACTTCTGCAGATCCTAAAATATATTCATTATAAAGTTCGGAATTGTAATCTATTTGCTGAAGATCCATTTCCATGCTTTTTAAGAACTGCCTGATTAAATTTAAATCAATATTAAAAAGATGAACGGTATCCTGAAATGCCTGTAAAATAGGATTTAAAGAAATTTTATCTTCCAGTGCCTGAAAAGTTTCCTCCCTGAATCTCATCAGTAATCTTTCTTTGTCATATCCATGAAAACTATCTACGATCTCGTCTGCAAGACGTACATATCCATAAACCGCGTAAATAGGATTTCTTATTTTTGGAGACAGCGCCAAAATACCCAAAGAGAAGCTTGTACTGTACTGTTTGGTTGTTTCTTTACTGACGCGGTAAGATAGGTCATCAAATAATTTTTTCATAATTATGGATTTTGGTGGCTTCAATGGCGGCAATTTTCCCGGAAATAATCGATGGAGGAACACCAGGCCCCGGAACGGTAAGCTGTCCTGTATAAAAAAGATTTTTTATTTTCTTATTTCTGAGTGATGGTTTTAAAACAGCTGTCTGTGATAACGTATTGGCAAGGCCGTAAGCGTTTCCCTGATAAGCATTGTAATCTTTCTTAAAATCTTTAATGCAATAACTTCTTTTATAGTCGATTTTGGATAATAGATTCTCAGTTCCGGTATGCTTTTCAAGTCTTGAAATCATTTCATGAAAATACTTTTCTCTTTCCAGCTCAGAATCTTTTATTCCGACCGCAACGGGCATCAGAAGAAATACGTTCTCACTATCTTTCGGTGCTACATCAGGATCTGTTTTTGAAGGGCAACAGGCATAAAACAATGGTTTTGTAGGCCATTTTTTATTTTCATAAATTTCATTGGTATGAAGCTCCAAATCATTTTCAAAAAACAGCGTATGATGTTTTAGATGGGGAATTTTTTCTTTAAATCCCAGATAAAAAATAAGGCACGAAGGGGCAAATGTGCGTGTTTCCCAGTAAGACTCTTTATAATTCCTATATTCTTCAGGTAAAAGTTGAGTCTCTGTATGATGATAATCTGACGAGGCAATAATAACATCAAATTTTATTTCCTGACCGTTGACAAGCAAGGAAGATGCTTTTTTATTCTCAATAATAATTTTTTCTACCTGAGCATCAAAATGAAATTCTGCGCCCTGCTCTGCAACAATATCTGCCATTGCATCAATTAGTTTCGAAAAACCGCCCATCGGATACCAGGTCCCTAATTTGTACCCTCCATAATTCATCAGGCTATACAATGCAGGAATATCTTTAGGAGCCGCTCCCAAAAAAATAACGGGAAACTCCATTAGAGTGATCAGCTTAGGATCTTTAAAATACTTTCTGACAAATTTCTGAAAATTCGTTAGAAGATCCAGTTTCAATGCACTCTTAGCTATTTTAGGCGAAACAAATTCCAGCCATGAGTGACAGGGCTTGGTGACAAAATCTTTCATTCCCACTTCATATTTGTAGCGGGCATCCTGCATAAATTCATCCAGTTTTTCACCTGCTCCACGCTCCGTTTTTTCAAACAGATCTCTCATTTCCCTGTAGTCATGGGGAATATTCATT includes:
- a CDS encoding lycopene cyclase domain-containing protein; amino-acid sequence: MLHYTYLLINFFTVIICFIFSFHAKIKFNRHFRAFLSASFMVAVVFIIWDAWFTRIGVWWFNDRYLLGVGFLKLPIEEIMFFFCIPFSCVFTYFCLDKFFRLDWKPLPEKILVIISIISLVILAAYFNDKIYSFITFISTAFTLFFLYFILKAGWIGKASFIYLVLMPGFLAVNGILTGTGLESPIVNYNPASIIGLRILTIPLEDTVYGYEMILWNLFLFQKFKKNEED
- a CDS encoding sterol desaturase family protein, translating into MNFLVVIITFFIMEGMTWLIHKYIMHGFLWVLHRDHHDHSTEGHVEKNDYFFLIFALPTIALMYYGTVNDFNIGFYIALGIAIYGMAYFFVHDIFIHQRIKFLRNTQNPYLLAIRRAHKQHHKHTGKESGECFGFLWVPIKYFKMYFNKNRP
- a CDS encoding phytoene/squalene synthase family protein, with product MKKLFDDLSYRVSKETTKQYSTSFSLGILALSPKIRNPIYAVYGYVRLADEIVDSFHGYDKERLLMRFREETFQALEDKISLNPILQAFQDTVHLFNIDLNLIRQFLKSMEMDLQQIDYNSELYNEYILGSAEVVGLMCLQIFVEGNPSEFERLKPFAMKLGSAFQKVNFLRDMKDDYQILGRSYFPDVDISFFDNKIKSDIEKDIEADFKEALVGIKKLPGSSRFGVYLAYRYYISLFRKIKKTSAHQIINQRIRISNSRKISLMMSSYVQYKTSFL
- a CDS encoding SRPBCC family protein — translated: MVHRLFREQQLNCDLQTAWKFFSSANNLAKITPEDMKFVVLTKTGDDEIYEGMIIDYHVSPLLGIKLDWTTEITQVSFQKSFTDFQKKGPYQLWNHFHEFIVNDHGVLIRDTVDYEMPLGFLGETAHRFFVKKKVEGIFEYRYKVLEEMFNKK
- a CDS encoding phytoene desaturase family protein, which translates into the protein MRKKIAVIGSGFSGLSAAAYASKYGYEVHIFEKNNTQGGRARHFKTENGYTFDMGPSWYWMPDIIESFFEDFGKKQSDFFQLVPLDPQFEMVFSDSTMNIPHDYREMRDLFEKTERGAGEKLDEFMQDARYKYEVGMKDFVTKPCHSWLEFVSPKIAKSALKLDLLTNFQKFVRKYFKDPKLITLMEFPVIFLGAAPKDIPALYSLMNYGGYKLGTWYPMGGFSKLIDAMADIVAEQGAEFHFDAQVEKIIIENKKASSLLVNGQEIKFDVIIASSDYHHTETQLLPEEYRNYKESYWETRTFAPSCLIFYLGFKEKIPHLKHHTLFFENDLELHTNEIYENKKWPTKPLFYACCPSKTDPDVAPKDSENVFLLMPVAVGIKDSELEREKYFHEMISRLEKHTGTENLLSKIDYKRSYCIKDFKKDYNAYQGNAYGLANTLSQTAVLKPSLRNKKIKNLFYTGQLTVPGPGVPPSIISGKIAAIEATKIHNYEKII